In Bacillus solimangrovi, the following are encoded in one genomic region:
- a CDS encoding MarR family winged helix-turn-helix transcriptional regulator, whose amino-acid sequence MKEFLREIGVIARCLDSISNIEFKELGLSKGQYLYLVRICENHGIIPDKLAEMIKVDRTTASRAIKKLEEQGLIEKKNDLENKKIKRLYPTKKGEEIYPFLNREDEHSNKVALSGFSEDEKDDIYKLLQRVRKNVESDWEIVKKGNKRSY is encoded by the coding sequence ATGAAAGAATTTCTACGTGAGATAGGTGTCATTGCTCGTTGTCTTGATTCTATTAGCAATATTGAGTTTAAGGAATTAGGTTTATCAAAAGGACAATATTTGTATCTTGTTCGTATTTGTGAAAATCATGGCATTATTCCAGATAAATTAGCGGAAATGATTAAAGTTGACCGTACGACAGCATCTCGTGCTATTAAAAAGCTAGAAGAACAAGGACTCATAGAAAAGAAAAATGATCTAGAAAATAAAAAAATAAAACGATTATATCCAACCAAAAAAGGAGAGGAAATCTATCCATTTCTGAATAGAGAGGATGAACACTCAAATAAAGTAGCCTTATCTGGATTTTCTGAAGATGAAAAAGATGACATTTATAAACTTCTACAGAGGGTCAGGAAAAATGTAGAGAGCGACTGGGAAATTGTGAAAAAGGGGAATAAAAGGAGTTATTAA
- a CDS encoding GNAT family N-acetyltransferase, whose amino-acid sequence MEAKKITTETELQKALQIREEVFVNEQGVPLEDEYDKFDDLNAPAEHVIVYHNSSPVGTGRIRYVEGVGKLERICILKPYRSMGIGKVIINALEEIAKEKEIPRVKLHGQTQAEGFYHKLGFETSSEEFMEDGIPHVLMVKELTNKKH is encoded by the coding sequence ATGGAAGCAAAAAAAATCACAACTGAAACCGAATTGCAGAAAGCACTTCAAATTAGAGAAGAAGTTTTTGTTAACGAACAAGGTGTTCCATTAGAAGATGAATATGATAAGTTTGATGACCTTAATGCCCCAGCAGAGCATGTTATCGTTTATCACAATAGTTCTCCTGTAGGTACAGGAAGGATACGTTATGTAGAAGGCGTAGGTAAACTAGAAAGAATTTGCATCTTGAAACCATATCGTAGTATGGGAATTGGGAAAGTAATTATTAACGCACTAGAAGAGATAGCAAAAGAAAAAGAGATTCCTCGAGTGAAACTGCATGGTCAAACTCAAGCAGAAGGTTTTTATCATAAACTTGGATTCGAAACTTCCTCTGAGGAATTCATGGAAGATGGCATTCCTCATGTTC